In Ciconia boyciana chromosome 14, ASM3463844v1, whole genome shotgun sequence, the genomic stretch TGCTTGACTTGGTTGTTGTCAGTTTCTCTCTCAGAGGTTGCTGAGCTGCATGACAGCAGAGAGAGAACAGGCTTTTAGTGGCAGATTTGTGTTTCTCCCTTAAAAACTGGGGAAACAGCACTTGTACTACGTAAAGGTTGTGTAGGTGCTGGGTCaggttctgctgctgctaacCTGTCCTGTCCTTAACCAGAAATAGAGCAGCAAAGATAAGCCttgtttcaaaaagcaaataacaggAGGTTGCAACACTGATGGTTTCGTAGTCACCTGCAGGCAGTGCTACAGAGGCTGGTGAAGGGTAGGGAGTAATCCCCTGCTCCCTGGGAAGCGTTGAGCACCTTTAGACCCCTTAAGGCAGACTGTAGGAAGACTCTACCACAGAGCACTGTTTCTGGCAGCACAGCTCCTACACGTGAAGCCCCCTTCCCTTGCTGAGTGAATGAAAAAAGCCACTGCAAGCTCCTGTCGCTGGAGGCAGCTGCAACCACTGCTtctgcccttcccttctctgGAAGGGCTGTACAGCAGAGTGCACCTCACGTCACAGAGGGTGTAAGGCTGTGCCCTTCAGAGCTGTGAGAGAGGCAGGGTAGTCAAGCTGTGCTGTTCTGTGCTGGTAACGCAGCAGCTTGCAGCACAGCTAGTCCTGAGGGGAGAGCTTTAGGAAAGGTGTTGCTCAAGGCCTGACAAGGAGGTTATCTCCCATGTCTGGTGTTGAAGTCATCCTTGTGACTCATCACAAAATACCTTTAGCTGTTACGTGACAGGAGCTGTTCTCCATTTTCCAGCAGTTTAATGACTTCCAGCTCTAGTAGCGTGGCTGTACTGGTAACTGGTCTTTGCTGGTCCCTGACTGCTTCCTGTACCCACATGCCACCAGGCTGGCTGGAAGGTGCCTGAGCTGCTGTAGTTTGCCCTCAGTTGCAGAAGGACCTGAGCAAGTCCTTCTGGGGTCCCTTGCTCACTCTGTGAGGGTTTGCCCTGTATTACCTGGAACTCAGAAATGGAGCCAGCTTCAACCCACCTATTTTTGCAAGAGGAGAGAAAGTTGATAGTTGATCTGAATTAGCCACAGAATAACTCTCCTAGACTCAGGAACGCACGAATGCAATGGAGCAGCAACACATTGGGAAAGTGAACTGCCCAAGTACCAAAGGGAGAAATGTGTGCGCTGTACTTAGGCCTGTGAAATAGGAACTTTAATGCAGTAATAAGGATTATTAGTTTTCATTGTCATGGGAGTAGGAGATGGGAGGAAAGTAGAAATTTGGTAAAAAGCATGTTTACAATCAGCAGAGCAAGGAGCATGTTGCTTCACCATTTCATGAAGAGCTCTCACTTCCAGGTATCTAAAGATTTTATTATGGTACAGAGGAGGAATAGCTGGACGGGGGCGCTCTGGATTAAAACCCAAGCTCCAGGTTAGCAGCGGATTCCCATACCAATAGCCATGAATGTCCCAAACGTCCCACCACTTTGCATCATCGTTTTGCCAACTCCACCCATCAGCTCTCGTCCTCTCATGCCAATCCTgagataaagaaaaacacaggaattACACAAAAGCTGAAGCCTGACAGGTAACAGACATGCAGCAGAAAACATCTGATACAACCAGCTAATGGTTGCCTGAGTACCCAAATCAAACACCTGCTCTTCAgtctaaatttaaaattataccGCCTGCCTCTGCAAGGATACAGGCCATGGTGACCCATGCCTGAGCTACTGCAAACAAAAATGGAGCTGTTCTCTTTGGGGCACTTGAGTGACCCTCGCCAATGGCccacatgtattttttcctgcagtggtACCAGCTGACGCTGTACCCTCCTGCCACACTATTAGCAGGAACAGCTTTACTTGCTCGTGCCCCAAATACCcttaatttggggaaaaaaattgtgctgtCCAAGTATTTGACTTGCCAGAGAATAAAAAGGGTCTGAGGTGTTGTATTACcatcctgcctggctgcagtgGCAGTATTTTTAATACCACCAAGTTAAAACCATGTTGTAAACTAACTTCCTGTTTACCACTGACaccatatttttaatgagagaaACTTGAAAGGCCTTGAAGTGTCCACAGGCATTTCTGTTCTCCAGTTCCCACTTACCTGAGGTcagatcaaaacaaaaagaactcTTCCTTCTCAGGAAGCACTCGTAGTATTTGGCTTTTAAGCACTGCGGTGACTGTGGGGTCTAAGGAATTTCATGCACTTGGTTTTTAAAACATGGAGATTTCACCTCAAAAATGGTACAGCAGAAGTAACGTAGCTGTGTCATTCAAGTACAACAGAACCACTGTCACTGCTTCTTCTAAATACcctaaatctgtattttctgctaGCATTGTACCACTTACAAATATTGTCCAGGATCTGAGAGAGGTcagaaaacttttaaatctCTATTAGATTAGACTTtgtgccttttcctcctcactACCAAATCATTGCCATGTTTAATCACAGATTAAGAAACCTCAAGCAGAAAGAGTTCTGCAAAATATGGAAGAGCTTATCTCAGCAATTCCTTTTCATGGACGATGTGTGCCAAAACCAGTCAGTGAGAGGCGCAAGAGCTAACTTGGAGCAGCAAGCATTGTTTGTTTCCGTGCCGGCATGCTGGGTATTGCCAGAGGAATGTGGAATATCGTCCCTCTTCGGTTCACAACGGGATTGTGCCAGTGCCAGCCACAGCTCTGCCTACCCTCTTGCAGTTGAGACTCGGGGTCAGTACAGTAATTGCCTCCGTGCAGGGGGATGGGACACCCAAAGCAACCACGATGCAGATACCTGAGAGCTTGCAGAGTACCTCAGGAAACTTAAGAGCAAGGAGAAGGATGCACGTGTATCTGCACAGACAATTcacccagctcctcctggaGCTGAGTGTCCACAGCCTCAGCTTCCCAATGCAACCTCCCTtatgagcagaaggaaaaggtctGTGAAACTGTGACCTCTGTGTACACAGCTGACCCAGAGGCGATGCCCTGCCATTGCCAGATTTTCCCATCTGAGGCTGGGGCTGACAGCAGGCTCTCGAACTGTGGCTAATTCGGAGCCACTGGCAAAGTTTCACCTACATGACAACACAGGACCAGACCCGTACCTCCCTTCCCAATCCCAGAGCAGGAGCATTTCTTTCTGGCTATTGCTCTGTCATGACCTGTCCACAGAAGCCATTTCCTCAGCATACCTGAGGCACGAAAACGTGCCGAACAGCGCTCCTGCTGCCATGCCCACTGCAAAGCCCATCACGAAACCCATCTTTACTCTGTCAAAGCAGCTGGGCTGCGATTGCCCGTATGGGCCCACGGTCACAGGCATctagaaaagaaagcacaaaaaaccACATGGATTTACTGCTTTGTCTAAAATGCTTCTATAACCAAACGGGGCTGGAAAGCAGGCCTGCAACAGGTTCAGAGCCTCTTGTAAGTGTAGTGCCGGAGGCTTTGCAGGCTTCCAGACTCGTTTCCTTGCCTATCAAGTAGGAAAAGACAGGGAGGGAATGCCAGTGCCTCGATGACGGCCCCGTTTCGCCCTCAGCAAGCCCCTCAGTGAGCGCTGCTGTGTCTCCAGGAGCTGTTTCAGGACCTCACTCTCTGCTCTTCAGCTCCCAATGAGCAGCGCAGGGCGTCACCTGGCAAAGCCTCCGCTGCCGGGCCCGTCCTCCCGAGCTGCCACCGGCCTCGGAGGCAGAGCAGCGGGGCAGTGAATCTGCCCTTCAGGAGCCCAAGGTCAAGGCGGGGGCTCACGCCACAGACCGCCCCTGCGGCTCCGCCGGGAGGGGCGGCCTCCGCCTCCCGCCTGGCGCGAGGCCTCGCACCCGGCGCACCGGGGCCCTCAGTGCCCGGTTCACCTCACGGGTGCTtcggccgcgccgcgccgcgccccgcccctcccctcccctcccctcccccgggAGACCCGGACCTCCGCCGCAGACCCCCGGGCCCAGCTCGGGAGGCGTGAGGGCCGGCGCCCCGCCCGTACCTCGCTccccccggccgcgccgcgccctcCGCCGCTGCCCGCTCCGGCCCCCGCTTCCGGCGCGCGCCGTGACGTCGCCGGAAAGGGCGGCAGCCGCCCCACCCAGCCCCGCGCCGTGGCCATGCTGCTGTGGCGGCGCCTGGCGGCCCTgcgggcggcccccgccccccggcggcTCTCGGCGGCCGCGCCGCGACCGGCACCGGGAcaggcaccggcaccggcaccgggtAAGGCCGCGGTGGGGGCAGAGCCGCTGtccgggcgggcggcggcggcggcggagcccgaggcgcgggcccggcccggccggcggaGCGCGggcccgccgctgccgccggcgccTGACGGCGGCTCgtcctccctcccctcagggCGAAGCGGCGATGGAGGCGGCGCCCTGCGGCCGCTCTACATGGACGTCCAGGCCACCACCCCGCTGGTAAGGGCCGGGCCCCGCAGGGGCTGCGATCCGTCCCCGGCCTCTCGCGTTCTTGGGTCGCGGCGTCGGAGCCTCCTGGCTGCCCGTGCTCCTGAGGCTGCTGCCTCGTCCCCCAAATCCACGGGTTTTCCCCCAACGAACAGAAAGTacaggggggaagggggaaataaACGttgtttcccttcccttttttctggaGCGCCCGCGTGTTTCCCGAGTTTAAGGCTCTCCCCGCACTCCCGGGGTGGCCGCGGGTAGAGCAGCGCCATGTGAAGTTAGCTGTAGCGACGGATGCTTTTGCCTGGGGCACAGGAGCGTCTGGGTCATCCTGCAAAAGGCCTTTTAACTTTGCCGCGACGGTCTCATCGCCGCTGGCCCTCTCGCCGCACCCCGCGGTGGGCAGAGGCTCGGTGCCTCCGTTCCTGTTCTGCGGGTGCGTACAGGCTGGGAGCAGTGGCAGAGCCGCGTTAGAGCTTTCACCGAAATCTGTGGGCATGGGTATTGCTTTGAGGGGCAGCAAGAAATTCATTTAACCAAAATACTTACCTGTGTaatttttcctgactttttaagtctctgtatttcttctgctcaGAAAATCCCGTTCTTCTGTGATCATCTTGATGCAGATTGAGGTTATGCGCGAGGGCACAGAACATAATTGCCGGATACTCGTATCTGCCAGAGGCAATGTTGTATATAACGTGCAGTAATCTCAAGTTTTGGAGATCTGCCCTGAGCTAAACTCTGCAGCAGAAGTGCTGCTAatcctggggcagagggagggggtgtgtgtgtagaGGGGACAGagatgcttttccttctctttttctaagGCTGGGTGGTTTGTGTCCCGCAGGATCCCAGAGTCTTGGACAGCATGCTCCCATACCTGACGGCCTACTATGGCAACCCCCACTCTCGGACCCACGCCTATGGCTGGGAGAGCGAGGCTGCTATGGAGAAGGCGAGGCAGGTGAGTCTTCGGCTTTCTGCAGGCGTAGTGGTTTTCCTGCTGGCGACGAAATTCAGTgttgaaagaaaatcaaaagcaatGATAAAACTGTTGTAGTTAGTTCTCTGTGGGCTGGATTTAGCAGCTTCCTCTTTGCTCAGCTATACTTTAGCAGAtttattataagaaaaaatCGTGAGATTAGAGCAAGTGAAATGTCAGAAACCAATACTTTAGGCAAAGGTGCCTCAGGATTTTTGGTTTCCTGAGGTCACAAGCATGCTGCTGCAGTGATTGGGCGAACTTCATATTTTATCATTGTCCTGATCTTAGGTAGGGGTCTCCGTCATGTTTTTTGGAAGTAACATGTACTGGGTTTTTGTCTACTTAACTTTTATGTTCTTAATGCTTAATACCACTACTGCTAATGAGTATGAATTcattatgtattttgtattaatGCAGATATTTAGACTATTGTACCTGTAGCATAACTTTTTTAGATACTAGCTGTAATCCTTTCGAGGCTCAAGGGGGTattcttgaaaacattttgcgTGTGTTTTGCTATGGtgaattaattgtattttatattaacaaatcaaatttgtgtttctttttaaacagcaagTTGCGGATTTAATAGGAGCTGATTCAAGGGAAATTATATTTACCAGTGGTGCAACAGAATCAAATAATATGGCAATTAAGGTAAAAGGTTTATACTGATAGTTATTTATTATGTTAAAATTATGCTCTGAAGAACTGTATGCATCTTTCAACAGTTTAAATGTTAATATGTTGGCCTAGTtagcaaatatttgcattccTGGATTTACTCCTTGTGGTATTCTGCtacatacacatacaaataCTGGGATGTTTTGGTGCCCAGGACATGGTTTTGAGGACAGAATATAATAATGTTTATCTTACATGCACCAAATACAATCCTTCCGCTTAtgtaattaaaatctttatcGTGAAATATAGTGGAGATGCTGATTACAAGCTTTTTTCTGACTAAGACTAGGTAGTGCTTTAACCTTGTGTGTTGTTAAAGGTATGTGGCTGTTCAGACTTCTCATTGTATATGACTcaattgcaaatgtttttagaaaagtatttctgttaaTAGTGTCTAGAACTTACATGTATGTTAACATTTTCACAGGCTTTTTGAAAAGTgagatgctttgaaaaatgagtGCTGATGGACATATGTAGTGTGAATTACGTGTCAGTACCTTTTAGATTCATGACTTTGGGGCAAACAGGGAAGATCCAAATGAATTATGTCTAAATAGCAATTTCTTGTTTCCGATCATTTTGCGTaaagcttgctttcttcaaTGGTCTAACAGCAAATTTCTTGTTCATGGATTGTGCCTGACAGGGTGTTGCAAGGTTCtataaatccagaaaaaaacatataattACTACGCAAACAGAGCACAAGTGCGTGTTGGATTCTTGCCGTTCCTTGGAGGCAGAAGGTTTTCGGGTCACGTATctacctgttaaaaaaaatgggcTCATAGATTTGAAGGTAGGTTGTTTACtgacagaaagtgaaaatagaAAAGGTTTTTGCTTCAAATTGATACTCAAGAGGACCTTGTGTCATCTTGATGATAAAGAGGAAAGGATAATAAATATCACAAGGTAGAATGAGAGTCACAGTCTCTGTCACAGCTGGAGAAGGATTTTGTGTTCTGTCTGGTGCTGTAGACTTTTTCTCAACCAAAACATCCATCTCTCATCCCACCGTTCACCTGCTGTCATTCATACCTACGCAGGTGGAGCTGTTGCATACCCTATAGAGAGCCCAATACATGACTAGGATGGAGCTGGCTTTCACTACTAACAGGAGTTAGTAGTGAAATTTCATGACCTGAGCTACTCAAGGCATCAGACACAGCAATTACAATACTCCCTTCCGATTGCCGTCCATGAACTGACCCTTCTGGGTGTACTGGCTGCAGTCCTGGGATTTAGAAGCTGTGTATGCTTATTTCATAACTTGTGTCCTGTAATGCAGGACAgcatcagttttatttctagCCCTGTCATCTGGCTTGGAGAGAGATTGTGTGTATGTGGTGGGGTAGAGGGATCAGGCCTGCAGGCGCAGAAGTGTTAGTCATGTTCTCTGAGAACTTTGCTGGCAGACTCCTTTGCATCATGCTCTCTTGTATATAGTGCAGTTCCTTTATAGCCAACTGCACTTTGTCTAGATGTGGCTTAAGCTGTTTTGTGGGTGGTtaattcattaaagaaaatggtTCAGATGAATGTATGAGACATAGCAAAAGCCTGTTCTGACTTCATTTAATCAAGTCAGGTGGCATGGTGCCTACCAGGGTTAGGATATGTAGAAATGGAATTTTAATCATGCTCCTCTTCCTACAGGAATTTAATGTTCACATGGATTAGTGCTCTCACCAGGACTGTTTGTCAGAACCCAGGGAGTTTGTTGGTAATGCGCAAGTTAGGGGGCTGGTGGTTAAGTTTTGCTAGCAAATTGAAGGTGTGCACAGGAATCTTGCTTCTGCTGTTAGTCACAACTTCTGTGTGTTTGAATATTTCACCAGGAATTGGAGGCTGCATTCCAGCCAGATACAACTTTGGTTTCTGTAATGACTGTGAATAATGAAATAGGAGTAAAGCAGCCAATTCATGACATTGGTAAGTACACCATGGCTTCCAGAGGCCAGCTAATGTTGCCTCTGCTTCcttttacttaatattttcataGCGAAATCTACTGATGCAAAAGATTAGGTGTAATATAGTTaaggaataaataataatgctgtcccaaataaaaacttattttaaaagggaaatgagGATGAAATTCAGTACTTTTACAGTGAGTATTGCAGCAATTATAGCCTTGTAGTACAGATCAGCTGCAGTGTTTCTAGTTTCATTCTGAATTGTACAATGGATGAAAAAATTGCACAGAATAGCTGGCCAAATTGAGTTTGCATACTGTAATGGTTTATTGAGCACCTGTAGCGTTTAAGAGGAGAAATGTGCGGAatttggggcaggaggagatggtCAGCACCACACTTAcaccccttcccccccagcGTTGCCATATGCAGTCATGAACAATTGGTTTGGAGGTCAAAAGGCTGCTGAAGAGCCAGGTTTCTAGAACAGGAGGCAGGGAGAGTGTGAGCCAGGCTCTGAGCAGGCAGATGGAGGGACAGGGACCTCAAAGCAGTCTGGCAAAGCAGGTGAAGGGAGAGCTGGAGAACCAGGGTTGTtggagcaggcagggtgagCGGGTGGCCCACATATACAGCTCCCTGGATCTCATGGTGATTCCTTGGTAACATTTCCCATGACAGTGACAACTTCTCCCCCCCCCGACGTCCTTTCGTAAGATGTTGGAATTTTTAGACAGTTTTTAGGTTTTGGCCTCTGTCCTGAAGTTTATACTGCATGGTTCTGGAGGGTATTGTTTTCCCAGGCTGTGGCAGGCATCTTACCCTCTTGTGCAGCTGATTTTCCTCTTGCttagctgctgcattttttttttctgtattatgcTCAAAGCAGCATTCTCCCCAAGGCTCTTCAGGTTATATTTCTTAATTGACAAGTAATTGATCATCAGCGAGTTACTTATAGGCCTGAGGactctgttttcctcctgtgctTATATTGTCAAGGCCGTTACTGTTGTCCCATGCTTAAATGCCAGAGATACCTGGTACCAAGCTCTGGTTCCCACAGTAAGTTCTCATAATGCCTTGATAGGCCAGGACTGGGGCCTTGCAGAGTTAACCTAAGGCCCTGTTAGGGTGAGGCCTATGGCCTGATATTAGCAATAGCAATGCCGTTCTTGCTGGACCACAGGAGGACTTCTCCTGTGAAAGGTAATGCTGAACTTGTGCAGAGGAGAGGTCTGGGATGCAACTGTGCTAGGTATGGATTCTGTGGAAGATGAGTTGTGAGATTttgatgacaaaaataaataatatttaacttCACTGCCCATGaacattacattattttgttCCGTAGTGTATTTTAGCTCTGGATGCAAAAACGTTGATTACAGGCTTGAGTGACTTCAGGTGGGAGTAATCAGTGTGTGTGAGGACTAGTGACAATTCTGAGAACATTTTTGAAGCTGAGTAGTGCAAAActtggaaagcagaggaaatggcAAAAACACTTGGCGACTATAAACTTGTAAGTAAGGCTGGCTTGTACTGGACTGgtgttgagaagaaaaagaatcaagaaaaaaaattttaattttgtccaGCTGTGGAGTCATCCCTGTGGGGAAACTTGGCTGTCCTGGGCAGCCATTTGTACTTAAACTTGGTAGATGTGGATTTGGAAACAATCTCACTTCTTAACAGCAGAAgactttttaactttttcaacTGAAGAAATTCACCATAGTCTTACCTGCTGACCTGCCTAAACCTGTGCCCAGCTAGGCATCAGCTAGAATAGCTCCTACACAGTGTTAGACACTTTACTGTAACAGAAACATGACAGCAcccatttcttcctttgtcaCCTCAGAGCTGGTCCTTGCTATAAACTGATGCTTTAGATTTGTTGTTGAAATCATTGGAATCATAACGATTAGATGAGATaacattgggtttttttgctcttatgtttttattacagGTGAGATCTGCCGTGCACATAAGGTTTTCTTCCACACAGATGCTGCACAAGCAATTGGTAAAATTCCTATGGATGTCAATGACATGAAAATTGATCTCATGAGCATCAGCGCCCATAAAATTTATGGGCCTAAAGGTACTTACTGAAGTGTTTTTCTAGAGAATTGTTGTTTCCATGCCTACCTTAAGGTAACTACACAAGGTATGAAGTCAAACCTGTCTGTCATAGTTTTCTATGGTTTAAGTAACAGTCACTATTGAAGACTGGTATTGGACTGACTTTGGAGTAGTTCAGGCACTGCTGCCAGACGTAGTGCTGCAGTAAGTGGATCTTCAGTGCTGATGGGTTGTGAGGTGGCTTcactgaaggaagaaacagtATCTTATAATGGTGGCAGCATTTAGGAGGAGTGGCTTTTCAGGAGTCATTTGGTCAGTGTGAGGCAGCATTGATGCCGAAACGGTTGAAGTGAAACCACTGGGTTATAGGGCAAAGTTTAGACCCAGGTGTAACTTGCAATGAGGAGATCAAAAGGTAACTGGAAAGTTTAAATTCTTAGTGATTTTGGTTGTCTTCTACTCCCAATGGCTTCTTCCCCCCAACTCCATTTGTGCATCTTCTTTGCAGAGTGGGGTTTAAAATCTGGCTATGGATTTTCTAGTTGACTTCCAAATGGTGAAAGTTCAGCTATTATCACTGTCACGGTCCATTTAGTTTCTAACACTGGATGTAGAAAGGCAGAAATCAGGTTTGCTGTATTCTATGTGCTGTgcagaaacaaaaggcaaaattattattttttccatatgttGTCTTTTTCCGTACGAGCTCTCCTGAGAGCTGAAGACATATCTCCAGACAAGGACTAAGTTTTCAACCAATAACTTTGGGCAGGTGACAGACATAAGTTTTCACAACTTATTACGACCAGAAGTTGCAACCATTCTTCCTGTGGTGACAGGCACTTGTTATGTATGCCAAGGCACAATGAAGACATGGAAATCGAGTTTCTAGGTGAAGAGATGAGAGTGAAACTGGCTGGTTGTCAAAACTGGCTCATCTAATCTGCCTGTTAGAAATTGGTGCCACTGATGAGTCTCCCTAatgagaagaaagggagaggacTCCTGGGACTGGTGCTGGCCTGGGAATCCAGGGAAAGGAGTTCTTCTAGAGCTTTCAGTTGGAAGTCAGTAAGGGAACATCAATGAATGAAATATCTGCACATAAAAACTTCAGTGCAAAGGGATGAACTTCAGCTGTGcacagtgtcgtggtttaggcCCAGCCGGAAGCTAaacaccacgcagccgctcgctcactcccccccccggtgggatgggagagagaattggaagagcaaaagtaagaaaattcgtgggttgagataagaacagtttaataattggaacaaaataatagtagtaataataatgaattgtaatgagaaggaaagcaacaagagagagggagaggaacaaaatccaagggagggaaaaaaaagtgatataactgctcaccacccgctgaccgacgcccagccagtccccgagcagtgactcctaccccccagccaactccccccagtttatatactgggcatgatgtcacatggtatggaatagccctttggtcagtttggatcaactgtcctggctgtgccccctcccattttcttgtgcacctggcagagcacgggaagctgaaaagtccttgaccagcgtaaacaccgcttagcaacagccagaacatcagcgtgttatcaatattattcttatactaaaatccaaaacacagcactataccagctactaggaagaaaattaactctatcccagccgaaaccaggacacacaggAATTGTGAGAAGTAAGGGAAGTAC encodes the following:
- the ROMO1 gene encoding reactive oxygen species modulator 1 isoform X1, with product MPVTVGPYGQSQPSCFDRVKMGFVMGFAVGMAAGALFGTFSCLRIGMRGRELMGGVGKTMMQSGGTFGTFMAIGMGIRC
- the ROMO1 gene encoding reactive oxygen species modulator 1 isoform X2, with translation MATARGWVGRLPPFPATSRRAPEAGAGAGSGGGRGAAGGSEMPVTVGPYGQSQPSCFDRVKMGFVMGFAVGMAAGALFGTFSCLRIGMRGRELMGGVGKTMMQSGGTFGTFMAIGMGIRC
- the NFS1 gene encoding cysteine desulfurase isoform X2; this encodes MLLWRRLAALRAAPAPRRLSAAAPRPAPGQAPAPAPGRSGDGGGALRPLYMDVQATTPLDPRVLDSMLPYLTAYYGNPHSRTHAYGWESEAAMEKARQQVADLIGADSREIIFTSGATESNNMAIKGVARFYKSRKKHIITTQTEHKCVLDSCRSLEAEGFRVTYLPVKKNGLIDLKELEAAFQPDTTLVSVMTVNNEIGVKQPIHDIGEICRAHKVFFHTDAAQAIGKIPMDVNDMKIDLMSISAHKIYGPKGVGAIYVRRRPRVRLEPLQSGGGQERGLRSGTVPTPLAVGLGAACEVAQQEMEYDHKRISQLAERLVTKIMSEVPDVVMNGDREHRYPGCINLSFAYVEGESLLMALKDVALSSGSACTSASLEPSYVLRAIGTDEDLAHSSIRFGIGRFTTEEEVDYTVQKCIQHVKRLREMSPLWEMVQDGIDLKSIKWTQH
- the NFS1 gene encoding cysteine desulfurase isoform X3 — translated: MLLWRRLAALRAAPAPRRLSAAAPRPAPGQAPAPAPGRSGDGGGALRPLYMDVQATTPLDPRVLDSMLPYLTAYYGNPHSRTHAYGWESEAAMEKARQQVADLIGADSREIIFTSGATESNNMAIKELEAAFQPDTTLVSVMTVNNEIGVKQPIHDIGEICRAHKVFFHTDAAQAIGKIPMDVNDMKIDLMSISAHKIYGPKGVGAIYVRRRPRVRLEPLQSGGGQERGLRSGTVPTPLAVGLGAACEVAQQEMEYDHKRISQLAERLVTKIMSEVPDVVMNGDREHRYPGCINLSFAYVEGESLLMALKDVALSSGSACTSASLEPSYVLRAIGTDEDLAHSSIRFGIGRFTTEEEVDYTVQKCIQHVKRLREMSPLWEMVQDGIDLKSIKWTQH
- the NFS1 gene encoding cysteine desulfurase isoform X1; the encoded protein is MLLWRRLAALRAAPAPRRLSAAAPRPAPGQAPAPAPGKAAVGAEPLSGRAAAAAEPEARARPGRRSAGPPLPPAPDGGSSSLPSGRSGDGGGALRPLYMDVQATTPLDPRVLDSMLPYLTAYYGNPHSRTHAYGWESEAAMEKARQQVADLIGADSREIIFTSGATESNNMAIKGVARFYKSRKKHIITTQTEHKCVLDSCRSLEAEGFRVTYLPVKKNGLIDLKELEAAFQPDTTLVSVMTVNNEIGVKQPIHDIGEICRAHKVFFHTDAAQAIGKIPMDVNDMKIDLMSISAHKIYGPKGVGAIYVRRRPRVRLEPLQSGGGQERGLRSGTVPTPLAVGLGAACEVAQQEMEYDHKRISQLAERLVTKIMSEVPDVVMNGDREHRYPGCINLSFAYVEGESLLMALKDVALSSGSACTSASLEPSYVLRAIGTDEDLAHSSIRFGIGRFTTEEEVDYTVQKCIQHVKRLREMSPLWEMVQDGIDLKSIKWTQH